A part of Fusarium oxysporum Fo47 chromosome III, complete sequence genomic DNA contains:
- a CDS encoding NADP-dependent oxidoreductase domain-containing protein: protein MRAKIHPRWQGDNFRKNAQLVDDIEALAKKKGCTVSQIAINWLLSLSRRPGMSTIVPIPGSTKPDRIRENATIIDLTDEDLRDIDRLLASFTPAGDRYPPQHMKYVSA, encoded by the coding sequence ATGCGTGCCAAGATCCACCCACGCTGGCAAGGCGACAACTTCCGCAAGAATGCCCAGCTagttgatgatatcgaagcccttgcaaagaagaagggatgCACAGTGAGCCAGATCGCCATCAACTGGCTCTTATCACTCTCTCGTCGCCCGGGGATGTCTACGATCGTGCCCATCCCTGGCTCTACCAAGCCCGACCGTATCCGAGAGAACGCGACAATCATCGATCTTACAGACGAGGACTTGCGCGATATCGACAGGCTACTTGCATCTTTTACGCCTGCCGGTGACAgatatcctcctcaacacATGAAATACGTCAGTGCTTAG
- a CDS encoding apolipo protein O-domain-containing protein codes for MASRVVFSRRSLAPLATMALGGMALAPATVFAEGPSDFKRKPIYDDYDIPTANPAPVTPPPVAATPVEPVDDEERHHSPTPTERLAVHIGKGRLALYKYAVAAENKVNETMDSAFNLEQSFTSTIASLAPSRESGEQLMPGAIYVLVAAMAGSIITRNRSIILRASLPLALGIGAGWTVLPVTMRNISDLTWKYEQRFPVIAESHIRLRESIVNSVSFAKAHSQVGVRYVDEKVTDAREAVEGWVQKGK; via the exons ATGGCTTCACGAGTGGTGTTCTCGCGG CGCTCCCTGGCACCGCTGGCGACCATGGCCCTCGGCGGCATGGCACTGGCTCCGGCTACTGTTTTCGCCGAAGGTCCCAGTGACTTCAAG CGAAAACCCATCTACGATGATTACGATATCCCGACAGCAAATCCCGCACCTGTAACACCACCACCCGTTGCTGCGACACCCGTTGAGCCGGTcgacgatgaggagaggCATCACTCGCCTACTCCTACTGAGCGGCTGGCCGTCCATATCGGTAAAGGTCGCCTGGCCCTGTACAAGTACGCAGTAGCTGCTGAGAACAAGGTCAATGAGACCATGGATTCAGCCTTCAATCTCGAGCAATCCTTCACCAGTACCATCGCTTCACTGGCTCCCTCCCGTGAAAGCGGCGAGCAACTTATGCCCGGAGCCATTTACGTCCTGGTCGCTGCTATGGCTGGTAGTATCATTACTCGCAATCGCAGCATTATCCTTCGCGCTTCGCTCCCCCTCGCCCTGGGTATCGGCGCTGGCTGGACCGTTCTCCCTGTCACCATGCGCAACATCTCCGACCTCACCTGGAAGTACGAGCAGAGGTTCCCTGTTATTGCCGAGTCTCACATCCGCCTGCGTGAGAGTATCGTCAACAGCGTCAGCTTTGCCAAGGCGCATAGCCAGGTTGGTGTCCGTTATGTCGACGAAAAAGTGACAGACGCACGAGAGGCTGTTGAAGGCTGGGTCCAGAAGGGCAAATAA
- a CDS encoding argininosuccinate lyase: MAEKKTDAPATNMLWGGRFTGGIDPLMHKYNASIIYDKALYREDVLGSIAFARANSKVGIITEDEFKMIEHGLLEVMEEWKQGTFAIMPNDEDIHTANERRLGELIGKDTAGKLHTGRSRNEQVVCDMRMWLRDRIREIDSQLVAFLQVLTKRAEAEIDYLMPGYTHLQRAQPVRWGQWIMSHAASFKQDLERLRQVFERVNLSPLGCGALAGNVFGIDRDAIAAELGFSGITLNSMNTSGDRDFIIEFLSWNSIFTSHISRWAEDLILYSTSEFGFCRLSDLYSTGSSLMPNKKNADSLELLRGKSGRAFGQMAGLMMSVKGLPTCYNKDLQEGWEPMLDSVQTVLDSLGIANGVIATMTVRPERMLAALDKTMLATDVAEWLVRNGCPFREAHHISGRVVALSENTETPMDKLTLEQLQAIDSRFTADIVKAFEYESSVEAKSARGGTSRSAVLQQIQELHAILD, encoded by the exons ATGGCGGAAAAGAAGACGGACGCCCCGGCAACCAATATGCTCTGGGGTGGCAGGTTTACAG GTGGGATTGATCCGCTTATGCATAAGTATAATGCCTCTATTATATACGATAAGGCTCTCTATAGAGAGGACGTTCTTGGATCGATTGCTTTCGCCAGGGCCAACTCAAAGGTTGGTATCATTACCGAAGACGAATTTAAGATGATCGAGCATGGTCTGCTTGAAGTGATGGAAGAATGGAAGCAGGGAACCTTCGCTATTATGCCGAATGATGAAGAC ATTCATACTGCAAACGAGCGTCGATTGGGAGAGCTTATCGGAAAGGACACCGCTGGCAAGCTGCATACAGGTCGCAGCCGCAACGAGCAGGTCGTTTGTGATATGCGCATGTGGCTACGTGACCGCATCCGTGAAATCGACAGCCAACTCGTTGCTTTCCTACAAGTCCTCACCAAACGCGCCGAGGCTGAAAT CGACTACCTCATGCCCGGCTACACCCACTTACAACGCGCGCAGCCAGTTCGCTGGGGTCAGTGGATAATGTCACATGCTGCTTCGTTCAAGCAGGATCTCGAGCGATTGCGCCAGGTCTTCGAAAGGGTCAACCTTAGCCCACTTGGATGTGGTGCATTAGCTGGTAATGTGTTTGGCATCGATCGAGATGCAATAGCTGCGGAGCTTGGTTTCAGCGGAATCACCCTGAACTCCATGAACACTTCAGGCGACCgtgacttcatcatcgagTTCCTAAGCTGGAACTCGATATTCACCAGCCATATCAGCAGGTGGGCTGAAGATCTCATATTATACTCCACTTCCGAGTTCGGGTTTTGTCGTTTGTCAGATCTTTATAGTACCGGCAGCAG TTTAATGCCGAATAAGAAGAACGCCGACAGTTTGGAACTCTTGCGCGGCAAGTCAGGTCGTGCTTTCGGTCAAATGGCTGggctgatgatg AGCGTGAAAGGCTTGCCAACTTGCTACAACAAGGACCTTCAGGAGGGATGGGAACCCATGCTGGATTCGGTCCAAACTGTTTTGGACAGTCTGGGCATCGCCAACGGGGTTATCGCCACTATGACCGTGCGGCCTGAGCGGATGTTGGCTGCCCTGGATAAGACGATGCTTGCCACTGATGTCGCGGAGTGGCTGGTGCGAAACGGATGTCCTTTTAGGGAAGCTCATCACATTTCTGGACGCGTTGTTGCATTATCGGAAAATACGGAAACCCCGATGGATAAACTAACCCTGGAGCAACTGCAAGCCATCGATTCTCGATTCACAGCGGACATTGTGAAGGCATTCGAATATGAGTCGAGTGTTGAGGCGAAATCGGCCAGGGGCGGTACTAGTCGATCAGCCGTGCTGCAGCAGATTCAGGAACTCCATGCTATCCTAGATTAG
- a CDS encoding diphthine--ammonia ligase, with translation MSSEKLNVIALISGGKDSFFSLIHCLEHGHQIVALANLFPGPAPDSSSAISGGQSPFRQEDATKAEPETNLQTPSDLSSPVGFQRIDPGTWTPQPPDPATGDHDSLRQGQGSGESSDTDLNSFMYQTVGHEVLPLYADATGLPLYRLPITGCAVRHERDYDATVNAQDKVQESDETESMLPLLQSIIARHPEANAVCAGAILSTYQRTRVESIALRLGLVPLAYLWQYPVLPPPSAAISADTQLLIDMANVGLEARIIKVASAGLDENHLWERVSSETGSSRVKNALRKFGSAQGAAALGEGGEFETLVLDGPSSVFKKRIVVPEQGRRIVREGGGCSWLMLGGARLEDKHDAAAKPAVRIPNLLDPHFKTVFGDLPQPLNELKAAKASAISRRLTSLSQDAGTFTADSEVLRWSVLPDLGLDEIPIQDETIQVVEKIRDLASGAGVRLSQVTSTIVVLRRMSDFPKVNGEYGKIFTRPNPPSRVTISCGDLLPAGVNIAISLAAPTPKAIPDRNGLHVQSRSYWAPANIGPYSQAIDVPVTAQDQPTGLRCISIAGQIPLIPATMLLPSTSEKSHELQIVLSLQHLWRVGQEMKIQWWTSSVAYFPRANSSEIQRSAQLAGYAWKQAHGSPDEEGDGDNGPDLWDLKYNPAYMSLGNDDKTTRKTLPDWEALTLRQQNEPETCIPPMFAAEVEELPRQAAVEWHAHNGLSKIEEASFLMCCLPELTLPGWKTWHSVVTTASATVIYSTAAYSHADRPHSASLDSLKIDMCKIMQESLHQLHPHGPETVQSKLTLVYADAAQIVSIWNNLRDKCDVALIPCRSIWSSDGQSVAIVGLFETIFIRES, from the coding sequence ATGTCTTCTGAAAAGCTCAATGTCATTGCTCTTATCTCGGGGGGCAAAGATAGCTTCTTCAGCCTGATCCACTGTCTCGAGCACGGCCATCAGATCGTGGCTCTTGCAAACTTGTTCCCAGGACCAGCACCAGACTCAAGTTCAGCTATTTCAGGCGGACAATCACCGTTCCGCCAGGAAGACGCCACCAAGGCTGAACCAGAGACCAATCTCCAGACACCTTCGGATCTCTCATCTCCCGTGGGCTTCCAGCGCATCGATCCGGGTACCTGGACACCCCAGCCGCCTGATCCTGCCACAGGGGATCATGACAGCCTTCGGCAAGGCCAGGGCTCCGGGGAATCTTCCGACACGGACCTCAATAGTTTCATGTACCAAACAGTCGGGCACGAAGTCCTCCCCCTGTACGCCGATGCAACTGGCCTGCCGCTATATCGGCTACCCATCACTGGATGTGCGGTGCGCCACGAGAGGGACTACGATGCCACGGTTAATGCCCAGGACAAGGTCCAGGAGAGTGATGAGACGGAGTCCATGCTTCCCTTGTTACAGTCCATCATTGCCCGCCATCCAGAGGCTAATGCTGTATGCGCCGGTGCCATCCTCTCCACCTACCAACGCACCCGTGTTGAGTCAATAGCACTGCGCCTAGGTCTTGTGCCCCTGGCCTACCTATGGCAGTATCCAGTCTTACCACCCCCATCCGCAGCCATCTCAGCCGATACCCAGTTGTTGATTGATATGGCCAATGTTGGATTAGAGGCACGGATCATCAAAGTTGCCAGTGCTGGACTAGACGAGAACCATCTCTGGGAACGGGTGTCAAGCGAAACAGGCTCGAGTCGTGTCAAGAATGCATTACGCAAGTTTGGCTCAGCTCAAGGTGCGGCAGCCCTAGGAGAAGGTGGTGAATTTGAGACGCTCGTCCTGGATGGCCCATCTTCCGTGTTCAAGAAGAGAATTGTTGTCCCAGAACAGGGGCGTAGGATAGTGCGTGAAGGTGGCGGTTGCTCATGGCTTATGTTGGGTGGTGCACGGTTAGAAGACAAGCATGATGCTGCAGCCAAACCAGCAGTTCGGATCCCCAATCTCCTCGATCCTCACTTCAAGACTGTATTTGGCGACCTGCCGCAACCCTTGAACGAGTTGAAAGCCGCAAAGGCTTCTGCCATTTCAAGGAGGTTGACGTCACTATCCCAAGATGCAGGGACCTTCACTGCTGATAGCGAGGTTTTGCGTTGGTCTGTACTTCCAGACCTCGGGTTGGATGAAATACCGATACAAGATGAAACCATCCAGGTCGTAGAGAAGATCAGAGATTTGGCGTCAGGGGCCGGTGTTCGACTCTCTCAAGTCACAAGTACCATCGTCGTCTTAAGGCGCATGTCAGACTTTCCTAAGGTTAATGGCGAGTACGGCAAGATATTCACCAGGCCGAACCCACCGTCGCGAGTGACCATTTCCTGTGGTGACCTCCTACCAGCTGGTGTGAATATTGCCATCTCCCTAGCTGCTCCTACACCTAAAGCGATACCGGACCGCAATGGTCTCCATGTCCAGTCCAGGTCATACTGGGCACCTGCAAACATTGGCCCCTACAGTCAGGCGATAGACGTGCCCGTGACAGCTCAAGACCAGCCTACAGGTCTTCGGTGCATCTCCATTGCCGGTCAGATACCCTTGATTCCAGCAACAATGCTCCTCCCTTCCACATCTGAGAAGTCACACGAGCTTCAAATTGTCCTATCTCTGCAACATTTGTGGCGAGTTGGtcaggagatgaagattcAGTGGTGGACAAGCTCAGTTGCTTACTTCCCCCGTGCCAACTCGTCCGAGATCCAGCGCAGCGCCCAGCTGGCAGGGTATGCTTGGAAACAAGCACATGGATCCCctgatgaggagggagaTGGTGATAACGGTCCTGATCTTTGGGACTTAAAATACAACCCTGCTTACATGTCGCTTGGTAACGATGACAAGACAACCCGAAAGACCCTTCCGGACTGGGAGGCACTGACTCTACGTCAACAGAATGAGCCTGAGACTTGTATCCCGCCTATGTTTGCTGCTGAAGTGGAAGAGCTGCCACGGCAGGCTGCTGTGGAGTGGCACGCTCATAACGGTCTTTCGAAAATTGAAGAGGCGAGCTTTTTGATGTGTTGCTTGCCTGAGCTCACGCTCCCAGGCTGGAAAACATGGCATTCAGTCGTCACAACCGCAAGTGCTACTGTAATCTACAGTACAGCAGCATATTCTCATGCTGACAGGCCTCATTCCGCTTCCTTGGATAGCTTGAAGATCGATATGTGCAAAATCATGCAGGAATCACTTCATCAACTCCACCCTCATGGGCCAGAAACGGTTCAATCCAAATTGACTTTGGTGTATGCAGATGCGGCTCAAATTGTTTCCATATGGAACAACCTTCGAGATAAATGCGATGTTGCACTTATCCCGTGCCGGTCAATCTGGTCGTCTGATGGACAAAGTGTTGCTATTGTGGGCTTGTTTGAAACGATCTTCATACGAGAATCATGA
- a CDS encoding uncharacterized protein (domain of unknown function-domain containing protein), with amino-acid sequence MAENALDADANADSNANGPARRASSVGFQLGRHSSSNARINEILENARERAESMAGPSPTHLSPRPAGSPILPPNSSLRPSPVNEDSSADEATGFISHTPPLNYNSLNVTSTATSAPQIRKPSLRQRPSSQQNNGAAQNPETTRQASSESGNTSWWQTQAEKFQSIELENKGSVARDHLAIERTFLAWLRTSLSFASIGIAVTQLFRLNTSLESEHGNNSRSNTQTLRHMGKPLGTTFLGISILILFLGYKRYFQSQHWVMQGKFPASRGTIMIVAFVALAIMVVSLVVVIAIHPSEHEL; translated from the exons ATGGCTGAGAATGCTCTAGATGCAGATGCCAATGCAGATTCAAATGCGAATGGCCCCGCCCGACGAGCATCTAGTGTTGGGTTCCAACTAGGACGGCATTCATCTTCAAATGCACGCATAAATGAGATACTTGAG AACGCTCGTGAACGCGCCGAATCAATGGCTGGTCCCTCTCCTACCCATCTCTCACCCCGGCCCGCCGGCAGTCCCATCCTCCCGCCCAACTCGTCGCTCAGGCCCAGCCCTGTCAACGAGGACAGCAGCGCCGACGAGGCTACTGGATTCATATCTCATACGCCACCTCTCAATTACAACTCGCTCAATGTTACAAGTACCGCGACCTCGGCCCCGCAGATCCGTAAACCATCCTTACGCCAGCGACCATCTTCCCAACAAAACAATGGCGCTGCCCAGAACCCTGAGACGACCCGACAAGCCAGCTCAGAGAGTGGTAATACGTCGTGGTGGCAGACCCAGGCAGAGAAGTTTCAGTCGATAGAGCTGGAGAACAAAGGCAGTGTTGCCCGAGACCACCTCGCCATCG AACGAACATTTCTGGCATGGCTACGCACATCTCTTAGTTTTGCATCCATAGGGATAGCAGTGACACAGCTCTTTCGCCTCAATACGTCTCTCGAAAGCGAGCATGGCAATAACTCGCGGAGCAACACCCAGACACTACGACACATGGGCAAGCCGCTTGGCACCACGTTCCTCGGTATCAGTATATTGATTCTCTTCCTTGGCTACAAACGCTATTTTCAATCTCAGCACTGGGTCATGCAGGGCAAGTTTCCTGCTAGTCGTGGTACAATCATGATTGTTGCGTTTGTTGCTTTGGCGATTATGGTTGTCTCTCTTGTGGTAGTGATTGCTATCCACCCGTCTGAGCATGAGCTATAA
- a CDS encoding metalloendopeptidase, whose translation MLSSRGNRLWICNRCVRHTTKPPQRRWNSIASAVAQVISPSTPVDHTASSNHDDTVLRNLFDAPTGRTFPKFSLKKSQGLFKNRYLTSPGGFQQFAQKNLERAKNIVNKVLSASSVHEYRAVVRDLDRLSDLLCRVLDLADFVRMTHPDSRFQEAAANAWGMVYQYMNQLNTMTGLSDQLSQALSIPEVTKVWSEEERTVALQLKLDFMKSAVNLPKASRDRFVDLSSRISEIGSAFAQGMQPARKQITLPAYKFYGLYPGIAATLKVRQNITLPTLSSDAIGALQSVHDEETRKEIYLAQRTASRETVMYLEAMLKLRGELAELAGFESYGHMALKDRMMAKTPASVMEFLLALRNNNTPVVQAELQELVLKKRDRLNLPDVPLQAWDKDFYMEKIRVDLRSRQRQEDQLNAFFSVGTVIQGLSRLFDRLYGIRLVLRETLPGETWHPEVKRLDVVTDKGELIAVLYCDLFHRPQKSGNPAHFTVRCSREILPEEIAEVAADHNSSGPSFESPEMAANDGMETSSADGVLKQLPTIALVCDFQPSENSKEPSLLSYQSVETLFHEMGHAIHSVLARTSFQNVSGTRCATDFAELPSTLMEHFAADPTVLSLFARHWKSDRPLPYELVAERIRLTKRFEGLETENQIILAMVDQAYHASTMRDAEFDSTAVFHDIKARFAHGPRDPPNTCWQGFFGHLHSYGSTYYSYLFDRVLAERVWRVVFKAGENGGAINRENGERLKENLLKWGGGRDPWTCLADTLQDERLAPGDEKSMALVGSWGIKDDHHP comes from the coding sequence ATGCTGAGTTCGAGGGGCAACCGCCTCTGGATCTGTAATAGATGTGTTCGACACACGACCAAACCTCCACAACGGCGATGGAACTCTATTGCCTCCGCAGTAGCCCAGGTTATCTCCCCAAGCACACCGGTCGATCATACCGCGAGCTCGAATCACGATGATACTGTTTTACGCAACTTATTCGACGCCCCCACGGGCAGAACTTTCCCCAAGTtcagcttgaagaagagccaagGTCTCTTCAAGAACCGATACCTCACCAGCCCTGGTGGCTTCCAGCAGTTCGCTCAGAAGAACCTCGAACGAGCAAAAAATATCGTTAATAAAGTCCTAAGTGCATCCTCCGTACATGAGTACCGTGCGGTGGTCCGCGACCTTGATCGGCTTAGCGATCTATTGTGCCGTGTACTGGACCTCGCAGATTTCGTTCGTATGACGCATCCAGATAGCCGGTTCCAGGAAGCGGCTGCCAACGCATGGGGTATGGTATATCAGTACATGAACCAGCTTAATACCATGACTGGCCTCAGTGATCAGTTAAGTCAGGCGCTATCTATCCCCGAAGTTACAAAGGTGTGGtcggaagaagagagaactGTGGCTTTACAGCTCAAGTTGGACTTCATGAAATCTGCTGTAAATTTGCCAAAAGCTTCACGAGACAGATTCGTGGATTTGTCCTCGCGTATCAGCGAAATAGGATCGGCTTTTGCACAGGGAATGCAGCCAGCAAGAAAACAAATTACCCTTCCGGCTTATAAGTTCTATGGCCTTTACCCAGGCATCGCAGCCACGCTCAAAGTACGACAGAACATCACGCTACCCACTCTGAGCTCAGATGCAATAGGAGCACTTCAAAGTGTGCATGACGAGGAGACTCGCAAAGAAATTTACCTGGCCCAACGAACCGCGTCTCGGGAGACTGTTATGTACCTCGAGGCAATGTTAAAGTTGAGAGGTGAGCTCGCAGAGCTTGCAGGTTTCGAAAGTTATGGTCACATGGCCCTGAAGGACCGCATGATGGCCAAGACTCCTGCGTCTGTAATGGAGTTTCTCCTTGCTCTAAGAAATAACAACACACCGGTAGTCCAGGCCGAACTGCAAGAACTGGTTTTGAAGAAGCGAGACAGACTCAACCTTCCAGACGTCCCACTCCAAGCCTGGGACAAAGATTTTTATATGGAGAAAATCAGAGTTGACCTGAGGTCTAGACAGCGACAAGAAGATCAGCTCAACGCATTTTTTTCTGTTGGGACTGTCATACAAGGCCTATCGAGACTCTTTGATCGGCTTTATGGTATCCGTCTTGTGTTGCGGGAGACTCTTCCTGGTGAGACATGGCACCCTGAAGTGAAACGACTTGATGTTGTCACTGATAAGGGGGAACTAATTGCTGTTCTCTATTGCGATTTGTTTCATCGCCCACAAAAGTCCGGAAATCCCGCTCATTTTACAGTCAGATGTTCCCGGGAGATTCTCCCCGAGGAAATAGCAGAGGTCGCTGCTGATCATAACAGCAGTGGGCCAAGTTTCGAGTCACCCGAGATGGCAGCCAACGATGGCATGGAGACTTCCTCCGCGGACGGTGTACTGAAACAACTGCCTACTATTGCACTTGTCTGTGATTTTCAGCCAAGTGAGAACTCTAAGGAGCCCTCTTTGCTATCCTATCAATCTGTCGAGACCCTGTTCCACGAAATGGGCCATGCTATTCACTCTGTTCTTGCACGAACTAGCTTCCAGAATGTCTCTGGGACTCGTTGTGCGACCGACTTTGCTGAGCTACCATCGACACTTATGGAGCACTTCGCTGCTGATCCTACTGTCCTATCTCTCTTTGCACGTCACTGGAAGTCGGACCGACCTTTACCTTACGAACTCGTTGCTGAAAGAATCCGGTTAACTAAACGATTCGAAGGCTTGGAAACAGAGAACCAGATCATTCTTGCAATGGTAGACCAGGCCTACCATGCCTCAACTATGCGGGATGCAGAGTTTGACTCAACCGCTGTTTTccatgatatcaaggctCGCTTTGCCCATGGTCCTCGAGATCCGCCAAATACTTGCTGGCAGGGATTCTTTGGCCACCTGCATAGTTACGGAAGTACCTACTATAGTTATCTCTTTGACCGTGTACTCGCCGAGCGTGTTTGGCGTGTTGTGTtcaaggctggtgagaaTGGAGGTGCCATCAATCGCGAAAACGGAGAGCGGTTGAAGGAGAACCTGCTAAAATGGGGAGGCGGCAGGGACCCTTGGACTTGTCTCGCCGACACGCTTCAGGATGAGAGACTCGCACCTGGTGACGAGAAATCCATGGCCTTGGTTGGGAGCTGGGGAATAAAGGATGACCACCACCCATAG